The genomic region CCCCAATGCGCCCGAGCATCTTGCTCATCAACCGTCTGTGGACATGGCCGCCGCACCACCCCAACGTCTCTGATGCGTACACACTGATGTGCAACCCATTCATCACCATGTCCGCCTTGTGTACGTTGTTGTTGTCCACGTTGTTAGCGCAACACTTGTCCATCCCCATCGGTGGGATGAGGTAGTCGAACTGCATGAGCGCGAAAAGTAGGAAAAAGAACAACCATGGTTAGTTCACTGTTGAATCGATTCTTCTTTTTTTGGTAAGCATACAACTGAGATAAGAAATAAAAATAGTGATGTATGAAACGGGTGAACAAGAAGAAACTAGAATGTTGCTGCCTGCTGGCCTCCTTAACGAGCTTGAGCATGCTGAAGGTAGTCCAACTACACGAGGGCAAACAGAAGGAAAAaagagctgtgacggaacctcccaagtaattaggcccacctacagttgtccttgtccaacagacatcagacaaccctatagatgttcctgaatcacttgacaagctcggtatcttctttcttacctttccaggaacgtatcacccgtcttgcagacattacagaacatcggagatatagaaatgcggaagcgattacataaacttacatttatttagaaagtaagatcaagttacttattacagaccagagttatcctaggagtgcaaagtaatattattacaacaccaagggaggtaaaaactcctcccgagaagttctttcataaaagttctatatggaggaccaagtcctcccgcagcttcactcttgtttttcttccttgggaaccaccttggagcagaagcaacaaaaatttgtcgcttcctcacctaaaaacaacggagggataaaccctgagtatggaattactcagcaagtcttacccgactaaagaaaagactctcaagggtatgctggttaagggagtcaaggtaaggtttttcaataatcaaagattctgttttgcagaaatgcttactaaagtggatccttaaaaatcattTGTCAAGTTGAGtaaaattacctgtaactagagttctttctaccctagttcaaacacttgtcctgcactagccagtTTCTTAACAAGTCCCTTCATCTTtagtggagttctacgtataagtcagtgaccaagtcttcataaccgcgaaggtacggcgatccgaatcgattatactcagctgaggatctccaatcacacgacatatgtagcacttaacccttgcatatgtcaacccgccaccggggttcttaagaccagatcaggttcacgcaaaccgagagcacagatacaccaccgtccagcctcttgccacagagggtacacactactcccgccaccgctccacgcccatttcgtgttatcttattctggccttagtctgcccgaggcaaggcttacccatgacgaggcatgtgaccagttaaagggtcctcggtcagcaggcctacatcgacacggtccttaatcgactcagacggagacactacactgagactctcttctcgtgcaagtcacccgcccggtctcagcttaatcatttaaacccaaatcttggtacctggcagaggtacatcttttccgatgttgaacccatcatggccatgatggatccaccatcaagttttatttttgaaaacaaccatcccactttgccaatcatcttttgtaaaacaaatccttttgtttttctagagaaatactaagcatagtaaaaccttttggtAAAAACAGGGCTTCAAgggaggtaatcaagttcaaggaaggtaatgcaggaattgtttaagcattcaactcttatcacctaatgcagcaagcaagtgagaaaattttaaaaacatcaaggaaggtggcaaatgcaccggggcttgccttcgttagtaggtgagtcaggctcggtcccgcagatatcgaagtagaaacaatttccggcctgagattccgaaggtggtggtgtcttctcttcggtcacttcaatctcttcttcgttttctaaatataaccatataggtatatataagaatgaatgccatgtaatgctcatgagagtgcgaagataataaagatttattatctaagtcttgaatacaactttccttcacgaaactccgagaacttagggtttccggagtcagtaaaggagttcaaagggcaggggggttttgggttctaagtatcaaacaaggtccaaatcaacccaaactttacccaag from Zea mays cultivar B73 chromosome 6, Zm-B73-REFERENCE-NAM-5.0, whole genome shotgun sequence harbors:
- the LOC103631337 gene encoding probable isoaspartyl peptidase/L-asparaginase 2; the protein is MGMDKCCANNVDNNNVHKADMVMNGLHISVYASETLGWCGGHVHRRLMSKMLGRIGDSPPIKFGTYRCDACAVSCTLKWDMATFMEYKGLPLQQAVDYYVRA